The DNA sequence TTGCATTAGTACATCTGTAGCTTCAGTAAGTGTGCCTCAAATGTGTGATGTATGTGTCCAAGCAAGTCATCCTTCAGGGGAATGTACCTTTTATTCAGCAATTGGATCATCGGTTTCAGAAGTGAGTTATGCCCAAAGTCAAGGTCCATTCTCAAACAGCTACAATTCTTCTTGGAGGAGCCATCCGAACTTTTCGTACAAGAACAATCAGTCATATGCAAGTGGATCAACAATACAAGGAAATCGACCACCAAATCATCCAGGTCAATTTCAAGTGCTGAGGCAGAATGAACAACAAAATGTCCAGTCAAATGGAATGGAGGAAATCATGAAGATGCAGTTGGGATTGATTATCAAGATGGCAAATGAAGTTAATGGCTTAAAAGACTCTGTTAAGGTGCTTGAGCAAGATGGATAGTATGGTGGGAGAAAATGAAGCAAGACTGCCTGCTCAACCAATTCCAAACCTAAAAGCCCATTGTGGGGCAATATCTTCAGTTGATGCAGTCACTAAAAGGAGTGGAGTTATGACAGGGCCATTACTCCCTACTTCGAAGACATATGTGCCACTTGCTATGAGGCCAAGCTCATCTGGAACTTCTTTCAGCGTCATCCGAGAATCTAAAGGAGAAATAAGTTGATAACCAAATTGAAACTGGAGTTGAATTTCCTGGTTTTCAAACAAGAGCTGAGCCTTTGCTCGAGGAAGCAATAACAACCAGCAGTATTCCTTTTCCTAAGAGGTTCAACAAACCCAAAGATGTCAAGCAATTTGCCAAATTCGTTGAAACTATGAAAGGAGTTCAGATTACTATTCCTATTCTAGAAGCTATCTTGCATGTTCCAATGTATGCAAAATATTTCAAGGAATTATTAACAAAGAAAAGAAGCATGTCTGAACCAGAAGTAGTGACTCTATCAAAAGAATGTAGTGCAATAATTCAGAATTCCATGCCTGAAAAATTGGATGATCCGGAAAGCTTTTGTGTACCATGTCTGATTGGAAACGGAACTTACAATGCTCTATGTGACTTGGGCTCAAGTGTTAGTGTGCTACCACATTCAGTTAGCCGACAGAACATATAGGAACCGGTTGGAATTCTTGAGGATGTTCCAATAAAAGTTTGGAGGTTTAATTTGCTTATCCTATTGACTTTGTAGTGCTAGATATGGAGGACAAAAGTGAGGTTGTGGTACTTGGAAGACCATTTTTGGCCACAGCTGGTGCACTTATTGATATCCAAGAAGCTAAATTGAGCTCGAGGTTTGGAAATGAAAAGGTTGAGTTTAACATGAAGAATGCAACACATGTTCCGCAAAGAGAAGAACACTGCTACAGTATTGATACACTACATAAATGTGTGGAAGAAGGTTATGAAGAGAGGTATGGAAGTAATTGTTGCGAAGTAGTTGAGGAGGAAAATAGTGAAATTAGATATGAGGAAATCAGACCTGTGAGCATGTGGGAAAGCAGTGCCAGGCCATTAGAAGATACAGCCAAGGCAAATAGAAACGAAACAACTTCCCGAAAGTTTGAAGTATGCATTCTTAGACAATGAAAACCAGTGGCCAATTATCGTAAATAGTGAGTTGACGGAAAGGCAAATAAAAGGGCTTGGATgagttttttttgcaattttaaCATTGAACAGATCAGAAACGCTTATAGTTGCCATAtgtattttattttgttttaaaATGTGCATCAATATATAATTCAAATTATCATAAGTTATAATATAATAGAGGATGAACCTAGGAAGAGACATTAACACAATGACGCCAAATCCGCACTTGTCTTGACCATTAAAGTGTGACTCCAAAAGCATTAATTAGTTTGGCTTGAAAGCGAGGTCAAAGAGGAGTGTGCAAGTAGTTTGAAAATGCAACTTGTATATTGAGCAGTTAAGTGTGCACACATTATCATGACAAACCTGTTTGTGTCATGTGTATATTAGCTGCAAAAATAGACCGTGTGTATCAACCGTATTTGTGAGTTTTGGATTATTGTTGATTAAAGGTCCCACCAAGGTCATGATAGTCGCACCCTTTGATGAAGAGTTTGATCTAGCCATTGAATCTTTTTTGCCACAGTTTCTTGAGAAAATTTATCATATTTATTATGTCTTACATTTTCAGGCACCAACAGGTTTTGAGCTTGCTGAACCTTTTATGACAAACAATACTAATCTTGGATGAGTTTTTGGTAACATTCTGAACACACGAACACTCCAGAAAAAGTTTAGAGTTGAAATGCTTAATTTTCTTTTCTTTCTGAAATGCATGAAAGTAAACAAGTCATTTTTTTGTAAATAACAATTCAATAGATGGTGAACGTGGGGAGAGACGTCGTTGTAATGAGACCAAAGCCAGGCTTGTTCTTACATGGAAATTAAAGAATGGTTGCAGCTGATTGATTAGGTTGGGCCGGCAGAATGGAGGAAGCGACAGGAGTGCAAGTCATTTGATAATGCAACTTGCGCCACAATAATACATCAAGCAGTTGAGCTTGTCGGCATATATAATCATTGATTAGCATGCGTCGTCATGCATGCTGTGATTAATCACCCAAAAAAATAGTGCGCTAGTACAACACGGCTAATAGCACGCTAGAACATTTTGTGCAATGTCTCGTTAAATGAAATCTGGGCACAATCATTTAATATAGCGCGATATAGCTTCGCTATAGCTGAAAGTGTTCTTGTGAGCCCAAGTTCACATGCACCCCTTGCTACAATGAAAtccaaaaaaaatctaaaaattcaaaaaaaatgatttttttacCAACAAACATTGATGTTTTTTCATATGTGTGCAAAATATCGTGACACAATGGCTTTCATGCAGGTCTCAATAAAATTTAAGGCTTCCAAAACTGTTTTTATTTAGCATGATTGCATTTATTGATTTTGGCGAGACCTCCACAAATGCCATTCCATCACCAAAGTTGGCACGCATGTGAGCTGGAGCTCACATACTTCATGTCCTGCTATACCGGACTTTAAGGGCTGCGCTGTTTTCGTCCTTGGCTGTAATcgatattactccctccgttctgtAATGTAAGATCATTTTGCAAGCTCTTATTAACCATTGTTTCACTGGAGATGAGCCAGGGATGACGCATCCTTTCACAAGGCTGGCACGCTGTAAATGAGTGCTCGCTCGCTTCTTATAAAGCGGTGACTTGCCGGAAACCAACATACATACGGTCAGCATGGAGCATATGTGGACGCCATTGATCTTGCTGCAGCTGCTCCTAGCGGCAGCTGCAACAGCAGCCACCACCGCGACGACTGCTGGGTGTCGGCCGAGCTGCGGCGGCGTGGACATCCCCTACCCTTTCGGCATCGGCGTCGGTTGCTTCCGCAAGGGCTTCGAGATCGAGTGCATCAACAACAGCCCTGTGCTCGCCGGTACGTCTCTCCGGGTGGTTAAGCTGACTTTGGATCCAGACCAGTCGCAGGTGATGCTCCCCATGGGGTGGCAGTGCTATAACGCCTCCGACCCAGGTGACACCTACAGCAACTGGGACTATGGAGAGACGACGATGAACAAGGACGGCGTCTACCGCATCTCCAACACGCACAACATGCTCGTCGTCGTCGGCTGCAACACCTTCGGCTTCACGGCGAGCAAGAGGACCGAGGGTGGCACCGCCACTCACACCTACTACACTGGCTGCATGTCCTACTGCAACAACTCGGCCAGTGCACAGGACGGCCTCTGCGACGGCGTCGGGTGCTGCCATGTCAACATCCCGCCGGGGCTCACCCACAACTTCTTCAACTTCCGGGAGTATGACCACTCCGCCATGATGGACTACAGCCCGTGCGACTACGCCTTCCTCGTCGACAGGAACAACTACACCTTCCGACGGTCCCACCTCAAGATGGACACAAAACGGACCTCGCCCGTGTGGCTGGACTGGGCCATTCGCGGCAACGGCGACAGTATACTGTCGTGCAAGCAAGCAGCCAAGACCGACCAGTACGCCTGTGTCAGCGCTCATAGCGACTGCGTCGACTCCATCAACGGGCCTGGCTACAACTGCAAGTGCTCCAATGGCTACGAGGGCGACGCCTACTTGCCCAACGGATGCACTAGTAAGAGGCCCTGCTTAATTAGTACTTCCTCAGCTTCAAAATACTTGATGTTCTAATTTTCTTTCCTACATCAAACATATTAGTTTGTTTAAATTCGTTATAAAGTATATTTCCATATTATATGCAGTTGATTGATGTTGTACATACTGATATATGTTCCTCAAACATATGGTCAAATATAGAGATGCTTGAAAACTTCAAATATTTAAATGTCCctaattaattttcatttttgaATTTGGGCCGGGACACACAGATATAGATGAATGTGCAGATCCGGCCAAATATCCTTGCTATGGTGTATGCACGGATACCCAAGGATCGTACGACTGCAACTGTCGTCTAGGTTATCGAAGCCATGACCCAAGAACCGAACGATGTACTGAAAAGTTCCCACTTGCCGCACAGATTTCCGTAGGTAATTAACATCATACTCTTCTTTTTGCTGAGTAATTAACATCATACTCCTACCACACATGTATGTATTAATTCCATCGCATTTGATGATTAAATTGTATAAATTGATCCCCCTCGGTAGCACAAGCATACCTATATATACAAAGTAATTAAAGTATGCTAAAATATCTTATTTCtcaaatactccctccatttctttttactctgcatataagatttggtcaaagtcaaactttgtaaagtttgaccaactttgtagaaaaaaatatcaacatctaaaACACTAAAGCTATATgatatgaaaattaatttcatgatgcatctcacaatattgatttcatattgtgaatctcgatattttttctataaacttagTCAAAGTTGACAAAGTTTGACtgtgaccaaatcttatatgcaaactaaaaagaaacggagggagtatgtagTTTGTATAGTTCGAGACTGTAGGTGAAGTGTCATGAATTCAACTGAAATTCAACAACTTGACAATGAGTAGAAAATACAACAACTCTAAATTGATCTCTCTCAGTTGCTTGGAATGATTTTTTTTCAAGGACGCATAAATGCATATTTTCACAATCGCTCTGTTGGATCATCTTTTTCACATTAGAGTGATGCTCcaatattttttttatattttttgatAACTTTTAAACCGCTAAAGACATATTAAGCCTTTGACAAGTAACTGGTAAGCTATGACAGACACAATTTTACCTATATATATTCTACAACTGTTCTCCAAGTAATTCTGAACTGCAGCACAGAGACGCCAAAAGGTAGTAGTGGAAGTTTTGAATTTCTCGTGTTCGGTACTATTTTTTCGAGATGATTTTGTAATTGTTTATGGGAATTGTGTGTAAGATAGAGACCTTCATTTATTACTTTGTAGAAACATTTTTTTCATTGGGAAATGCTATTTGATGATAAAATGTTGTGTTACTTCATTTGTCTCTCTCCTGTTTAATTACGTATCACATCTTTTTTTTTTTGCATATGTCGCATGCATGTTACTACGGCATGTGTTACTCACTATGAATAGTCTAAGGTCCAAGAGCCATACTGTCCTTCCCCCTTAAGTTTATTCAAGTGAGAGGGAATGAGAGTCCATACCAATGGGGGGCTTTACATATGGGAGGGTACCTTGATAAATGAACAAGGCTACTGATGGTGTTGGTAGGTGTGAGCGATAGAATGATAAGTGTAGATCCGAGTCCGTGAAGACTAGCCAAATGTGAGGGTGTCCACAGTCCATGCTACACAACTCCTCTTTGTCCATGCATTAGTGTGTATTTGGTTTGTTGTGCCTTATTTAGACTTGGACCCGTTTGATTCTTGCCTTCTTGCTTGACTTATTGATCATGACAATTTTCTTGGAATTTTACTGACCACTATGGATTTTTTGACTGAGCGGGAGTTTCGTTGACCATCTTGGCCCTTGCTGACTGTCTTGGATATGACAGAGCTTAGTTCAATTTCCAATGTATCACTTTTATATTTGTGGCAGTTTAAAGCACTGTGTAAACTCCAGAATTAAGTTTATATCTTTTATGGCAAACTACAGTTAAGGTTTTATTCTTTCCCATGTAGGTGCAATAAGTGGCATTCTCGTCTTGGCACTTATAATATTCGTTTATGTTCTTCGCAAAGAGAGGCGGGAGGCCAGGGACTTTTACCGAAAGAATGGTGGTCTTACATTAAAGGATGCTGCAAATATTAAGATTTTCAAAAGGGGGGAGCTCAAAGCAATTTTAAAGAGTCACAATTTAATTGGAAAAGGTGCCTTCGGTGAAGTTTACAAGGGTGATATTGATGGAGCTCTAGTTGCGATAAAGAAACCAATTGGTGATAATGTGCATGAGAACAAGCAATTTCCAAATGAAGTTATTATCCAGTCTCAAGTCATGCATAGGAATATTGTAAGGCTTAGAGGTTGTTGCCTTGAAGTGGATACCCCCATGCTAGTGTACGAATTCATCTCCAATGGAAGCTTGGAAGACTTTCTTCACAAGGATAAAAGCAAGCTTCTCAACTTGGACGTACGTCTAAGTATTCTTCAAGAATCAGCACATGGTCTATCTTATATGCACTCACAAACCCACACCAAAATCTTACATGGTGATGTTAAACCAGCAAACATTCTCTTGGATGAAAAGTTTACGCCGAAGATCTCAGATTTTGGCATATCAAGGTTGATTGCAAAAGACAAGGAACAGACTGCCAACATCATAG is a window from the Triticum urartu cultivar G1812 unplaced genomic scaffold, Tu2.1 TuUngrouped_contig_4880, whole genome shotgun sequence genome containing:
- the LOC125528444 gene encoding wall-associated receptor kinase 2-like yields the protein MEHMWTPLILLQLLLAAAATAATTATTAGCRPSCGGVDIPYPFGIGVGCFRKGFEIECINNSPVLAGTSLRVVKLTLDPDQSQVMLPMGWQCYNASDPGDTYSNWDYGETTMNKDGVYRISNTHNMLVVVGCNTFGFTASKRTEGGTATHTYYTGCMSYCNNSASAQDGLCDGVGCCHVNIPPGLTHNFFNFREYDHSAMMDYSPCDYAFLVDRNNYTFRRSHLKMDTKRTSPVWLDWAIRGNGDSILSCKQAAKTDQYACVSAHSDCVDSINGPGYNCKCSNGYEGDAYLPNGCTNIDECADPAKYPCYGVCTDTQGSYDCNCRLGYRSHDPRTERCTEKFPLAAQISVGAISGILVLALIIFVYVLRKERREARDFYRKNGGLTLKDAANIKIFKRGELKAILKSHNLIGKGAFGEVYKGDIDGALVAIKKPIGDNVHENKQFPNEVIIQSQVMHRNIVRLRGCCLEVDTPMLVYEFISNGSLEDFLHKDKSKLLNLDVRLSILQESAHGLSYMHSQTHTKILHGDVKPANILLDEKFTPKISDFGISRLIAKDKEQTANIIGDMTYMDPVYLKTGRLTDRSDVYSFGVVILELISRKKATHSDNNSLVGSFQECHQRGETALKLFDPEIATTGNFEILDKLAKIAMECLHLDVDQRPSMTDVAERLLILHRSRKL